From Triticum aestivum cultivar Chinese Spring chromosome 4A, IWGSC CS RefSeq v2.1, whole genome shotgun sequence, a single genomic window includes:
- the LOC123088144 gene encoding N6-adenosine-methyltransferase non-catalytic subunit MTB, which translates to MDGSKSNAEEDDYHVIGDLRSPKIPRRSPDGSKERDDRKGWDSSRSETSADRADTRDGGYSSDHNKHGREKEMIHGHADESGGIRKGVDSSSSRGGRSDEDINERRGSAMAENINEDGRPADQSHQKEEILGHTVEYGHESKGGVEKEETSPRVGNDGWESSGDRRNRDAPPSQIPDTPDRGRDSSWNVKTQEVEGSEQYSRSRQLRDPKEANVSEWRSTQERLDGTSFQGRAGYRQDSRGRSESFRGSSTYGNRYDRSDSIEIRPNSNFDFGREGSVSGRRSDVGAPGTTDDSSTNHPEADQSGGTSMVSPFTQQGPKGDRSSRGRGRPTGRDSQRIGVPVPLMPPPSFGALALPPGQMQHMGPNIPHSPGPPLLPGVFMPPFPGPMVWPGAGGVDVNMLSVPPNLHIPPPVAGEHRFTPSMGAGPVHNVHLNQMGPGMGTPTNMSGLGFNQMSTQNREMTHDKPSGGWVPHRHGAPIRKAPSRGEQNDYSQNFVDTGMRPQNFIRELDLTSVAEDYPKLRELIQRKDEIVTNAASPPMYFKCDLRQHVLSPEFFGTKFDVILVDPPWEEYVHRAPGITDHIEYWNAEEIMNLKIEAIADTPSFLFLWVGDGVGLEQGRQCLKKWGFRRCEDVCWVKTNKKNASSGLRHDSRTLLQHSKEHCLMGIKGTVRRSTDGHVIHANIDTDIIIAEEPTDGSTKKPDDMYRIIEHFALGKRRLELFGEDHNIRPGWLTLGKDLSYSNFNKEAYNKNFADSDGKVWQGGGGRNPPPGAPHLIVTTPEIEGLRPKSPPPKN; encoded by the exons ATGGATGGGTCTAAATCTAATGCCGAAGAAGATGACTATCATGTGATAGGAGACCTAAGATCACCAAAGATTCCAAGGAGAAGTCCTGATGGTTCCAAGGAGAGAGACGACAGGAAAGGTTGGGACTCTTCAAGAAGTGAAACTTCTGCAGACAGGGCTGATACAAGAGATGGTGGTTATTCTTCTGACCATAATAAGCATGGCAGGGAAAAAGAGATGATTCATGGCCATGCAGATGAGTCGGGTGGAATTAGAAAAGGTGTGGACTCTAGTAGTTCAAGGGGCGGGAGGTCCGATGAGGATATCAATGAGAGGAGGGGATCTGCTATGGCTGAGAACATCAATGAAGATGGCAGACCAGCGGATCAAAGTCATCAAAAGGAAGAGATTCTTGGGCATACAGTGGAATACGGACATGAAAGCAAGGGTGGTGTGGAAAAAGAGGAGACGTCACCCAGAGTGGGTAACGATGGATGGGAGTCATCAGGGGATAGAAGGAATAGAGACGCTCCACCTTCACAAATACCGGATACACCAGACAGAGGGAGAGACAGCAGTTGGAATGTGAAAACACAAGAGGTTGAAGGATCTGAGCAGTACTCGAGGAGCCGTCAACTGCGAGATCCTAAAGAAGCAAATGTTTCTGAATGGAGGAGCACACAGGAAAGGTTAGATGGTACGAGTTTTCAGGGTCGCGCTGGGTACCGGCAGGATTCCAGGGGTAGATCTGAAAGTTTCAGAGGTTCTTCAACCTATGGAAATCGGTATGACAGGTCTGATTCAATAGAGATCAGGCCAAATAGCAATTTTGATTTCGGGCGAGAGGGCTCTGTTTCTGGAAGAAGATCTGATGTGGGAGCTCCCGGAACAACTGATGATAGTAGCACCAATCATCCTGAAGCAGATCAAAGTGGTGGCACCAGCATGGTTTCTCCATTTACTCAGCAAGGGCCTAAAGGTGATAGATCCTctagaggaagggggaggccaaCTGGAAGGGATTCTCAGAGAATTGGAGTTCCGGTGCCACTTATGCCGCCACCTTCATTTGGTGCACTCGCCCTGCCACCAGGGCAAATGCAACATATGGGGCCAAATATTCCCCATTCTCCAGGTCCTCCTCTTCTACCTGGTGTTTTCATGCCGCCGTTTCCTGGACCTATGGTGTGGCCTGGAGCAGGAGGTGTTGATGTCAACATGCTTTCTGTTCCACCTAACCTTCACATCCCTCCTCCAGTTGCTGGTGAGCATAGGTTCACTCCAAGTATGGGAGCTGGACCTGTTCATAATGTTCACTTAAATCAAATGGGCCCAGGAATGGGCACTCCAACGAATATGTCAGGATTGGGTTTTAACCAGATGAGCACACAAAATCGTGAAATGACACATGATAAGCCATCTGGTGGTTGGGTGCCACATAGGCATGGTGCACCGATCAGAAAAGCTCCTTCAAGGGGTGAACAGAATGATTACTCTCAGAACTTTGTGGACACTGGCATGCGACCTCAAAACTTCATTAGAGAACTGGATCTTACAAGTGTAGCGGAGGACTATCCAAAATTGAGAGAACTCATACAGAGGAAGGACGAAATTGTTACTAACGCTGCTTCACCACCGATGTATTTTAAGTGTGATCTACGGCAACATGTTCTTTCTCCAGAATTTTTTGGTACAAAGTTTGATGTTATTCTTGTGGATCCACCATGGGAAGAGTATGTTCATCGTGCACCAGGAATAACAGATCATATTGAATATTGGAACGCTGAGGAGATTATGAATTTGAAGATTGAG GCTATAGCTGATACTCCCTCTTTTCTCTTCCTTTGGGTTGGTGATGGCGTAGGTCTTGAACAGGGCCGTCAATGTTTGAAGAAG TGGGGATTTCGTAGGTGTGAGGATGTTTGCTGGGTGAAAACCAACAAGAAAAATGCATCATCAGGTCTGCGGCATGATTCTCGTACATTGTTGCAGCATTCAAAG GAGCATTGTTTAATGGGTATAAAAGGAACGGTACGCCGTAGCACTGATGGTCATGTCATCCACGCGAATATCGACACTGATATAATAATAGCTGAAGAACCCACTGATG GTTCAACGAAGAAACCTGATGACATGTACAGGATCATTGAGCATTTTGCTCTTGGAAAGAGACGCCTTGAGCTCTTTGGTGAGGATCATAACATCCGCCCTGGCTGGCTTACGCTTGGGAAAGACTTATCATACTCCAACTTCAACAAAGAG GCGTATAACAAGAACTTTGCGGACAGCGATGGGAAGGTGTGGCAGGGAGGCGGCGGGCGAAACCCTCCTCCTGGGGCTCCGCATCTGATCGTGACGACTCCGGAGATCGAGGGCCTCAGGCCCAAGTCACCCCCGCCGAAGAACTGA